The genomic stretch ACAAAGACCGTCGCTCCCCTGCTCCTTCTGGCTTGCTCGTCCGCAATCTTCCCCTTGACGCTAggtctcttctccttcttcaagtgttctattttttgagaaaattttgtattattattgttattgtgtTAATTGGTCTGAATTTGAATGTTTACTCTAATTATGCTGAGCCTATTGTGTTTAAACccttaatataataaaaaactgctcaattatttaaaaaattggcttgtttagggttttaaactATGGTGTGCAGGCCAGAAGATCTAAGGAACCCATTCGAGCGATTTGGCCCTGTGAAGGATGTGTATCTACCGAAGAACTACTATACTGGGTATGTTTTGCAATTTGTACTATATGTCCGCACGgttggttttcaaattttgttgtgTATCGTATGTATAGACTTGTTGCTTGGTGATTTTCTCCATTAGATCATGATAATTTGAGTACTTAGGTGTGTTATGAAAATCTTGTTGAAAATTTGATTGGTGGAGGTTGATCATGCCTGTATTCTTATATTAACTTAATAGGAGCTACCGAGTAACTTGTAATGAGTAAGGTCATGAGGCTAGAAATGTGTCTGATGCTGTCTTTATGTTTTGGATGGTAATAAAGctactcattcattattattctTGTAGATTTGATGGTTTACATTAATCGAGACTATGCCTTAAGCTCTGGCTTGTTTCTGTTTGTACACACATTGTATCTATGTATCTATGTATCATCACTAACACTAATTGCCTAGGATAAAAAGCATGTCTAATATTTAGATATTGTTTACAAGCCCTGAATAAAATACAGTGGAAGTCATGTTTTCTTCAGGAATGGATTGTGATATTGGTTACAAGCCCTGAAAAAAATACAGTGCAAGTCACACTTTCTTCAAGAATGGACTATGGTAATGATATGGATTAGTTTGTGCTAAAAACAGTAGAAGTCATTAAGTAAATACTTCCATGAAAATGGAGATTCATTCACTTTGCAAATTTGTTGATATTTTGGTTGCATTAGTATGAGAAAGTTAATCTAATGATGTTGGATTGTGttctttttgtatatatatagggagcCACGAGGTTTTGGATTTGTCAAGTACCGTTATGGTGAAGATGCTGCTGAAGCAAAACAGCAACTGAACCATACAATTATTGGTGGACGTGAGATTAGAATTGTGTTTGCTGAGGAGAACAGAAAAACGCCTCAAGAAATGCGTACGACTTCCCGCGGAAGGTATAACAACATTTCAGCAACATCTTTATTAAAATCTTCCCTTTATTGGAATTAACTGTTTACTTCATCAATCacttcttgattttgtttttcttttcttctctcctcACCCGTGAAAAAAAAGTAGCCGGCATGGAGGAAGCAATAGAAGGAGAACTCCACCAAGGTCCCCTCGGCGCCGATACCGCTGTTAGTTTGAACCTTCTCttgtgtttttaatttatttttacaaattcctAAAAGTagatttgtatttttcttggtgagatgaaattatgttgtttccTCTAAATTTCTGCTAAATTAattgaacttaatttttttccctCACAGCTTACTCAAGGTCACCTACACCAGCTAGGCATGACTCAAGGTTTGGATTTTAACTGTTAGAAGAGCTTCAATATTAATTAgggattgtttttgtttttgttgtcgTCATTTCCTCTCTTGATAATTCAGTGCTGTATGATTGTAGTACAGTTATAGCTCTTTCATATTGTTTATGTTCCATGAACTATGCACAACATCTTATACATATATGTGTCTGCAAATCTTGCATTGttcatttcatttgtttttgggtttagACAAAATTCTTTGGAGTCCatgaattataataatttttttcagcAGACATTGGGTCTTTGATTCTTATAAATGGCAGCATTGATTCATGGAGAAATGCCTTTGTTTTGCTATATGCCAAAAAATTATGAGACACCTATAAAACTTTAACAAGAAGTTCAGAACATTGAGAGTGATAGCATTTCAATAATATGGTTTTTATTATTGCCAATGTGATAGTATTCTCAATGTAACAAAGCCATACATTTGACCAATGGTGTTGTTTTGGTTGTCTATTTGGCACAACCCTTATCCTTTCCTTATGCTTTGTATTGGCTGCGCGTTGCACAAAACTGATGGGAGCTATTTGTGCTTGGGATTGGCTGTGTAATGCACAACTGATTCAAATGATTTGAGAACTAATGTATATTTATTACGTTGTTGTCCTATGATTAGAATCTAAATGTTTATCTGATTTCATTATGCTGATATAGTTTCATAAGAAAAAGGGTCACAAGTATCTGCGGGATATCAATTTTCATGGATGAGTAAATTCagtatttataattttatctcaTGCACAAGTGGGAATCAATATTTACAACTTTGAGTTAGAACAAGTGTACTTGAGTTTAATCATTGTTAGCAATAATGAGTCACAACTAATGTTATTTCATATTTGTTATTACATATGCCTTCTACTTGAATTCCAGGAAATTGATACCTATTATGCTTGTCTCTTTGTTTACTTTTGTTATTGTTTCTTGGAGAGTATGGTTTGTTATACTTCTGAAGGAtaaatttacattttatatAAAGAATTTCTGACATTCATTTTGTGTGTTTGTAGTTGGATAACAGTAAAttttagggctggcaaaacaggtatctgacacgacccgattacgacccgcaGCCCGATTTACGTATGcacaaacacgacccgtttagctaaacgggtttgCGGGTTtaacacgattataacacggaaAATAGTCGGGTAACCTGACAcaacccgtttaaaataaccgggtcatatTGGGTTGACACGATCCGACACGACTCATGTTCTTAGTAGGTGACCCGACCCGTTAAAAAagccctaaaccctaattttttttaaaaaaaatgtaataataataataataataccaataaCATCGttaattgttaacaaattgttaatttttagtcACTTATATAGTCATAGTGTGCACATTCAATATACGACAGAGTGTTCACCCATTCAAATTCTTGATGACCTCAAGTGTGTAGTAGGATGATCTGGGCTATGTTAAGCCTAATTTTGACTATTCTTTTTGGGTATTACTTAGATGTGTTTAATGCGTATTCATCTTATGATAAATGGTAACATAGCCAATTCGGTATATATCATGTGGCTTAGGATCATTGCAATATAATACAAGCTCAATATATGCCTATTTTGCACCCTTCCAATCCAAATCCACACATTCATTATCAAAAATAGGAGGCCTAGATCAGCACATtcacaaaattagcaattttcaactctataCATATTAGATAGTCCATTTATAATACGGctaggagattttttttttttaaaaaaaatttttaaacggATCTGGTGGGTTGACCCGCCGGACATGAAATTAATTGGCTCTTAACCGAACCCGATaaggccaaacccaatacctattttttcatgtcgggttcgcgggtcgtgttaaaattgccagccctagtaAATTTGTTCTTGTATCTTGGCGATATCTTCACAGTAAGAGCTTATCTATTGAAGTTGCAAAATGGTTTATATAAGAACTTCTATTGACCGaggattgcaatttttttttttttcttttttcttttgaggttGAGAAATCCTGCTGGTTTACTGCTTGTTATCTtggaaaaaaattgttacttagctaaaaaaaaaaaaaaaaaatcctggaGAAGTTGAAAGTAATATCCGGTCGTTTAACCTTGATGACCTCCTTTGTTGTGACTTTGATGTAAAGAGGTTGTTATCTCTTAGACGTAATGCAGCATGTGTTCCAATGAATAATATCTGCTGGTGGCCTTGTTTATGCAGATATTAAAGTGAAAAGGGAGACTTTTAAGGACTTCTGGATTAAAAAAGATTAACAAGAAAAGAGAGCATAAAGTGATGGACAACTTGCTTACATTTCTGTCAAAGTCTCTCCATAAGTTTATCTATAACCTCACCTTCTCAAGCTATTTCCTACAACTTGCATGGGCTTTCCTTTCCTCAGACTTTTGGTGTGAGGCTTGCTACTGTTGAATGAACTTGACTAGCTAAAGTTGGTGCACGAGATGATTCAAATCATAAGAGTActttatattttacttttttaaactGTTCAAGTAATTTTATCATAAGAAATTTGTTAAGTTTGATATCTTGTTTTGCATATACCATCCAGTTAATAAAGAAATATAGAGCATATATTTGGCCAAAGAAAGAAATCATCTTCAAAGAAGGGAAGCAATTCAAAGTTTTTACTGGTAGAGATTTGATGACATTGTCCAAGAAAAAGATAGTTTGAGGTTTTAGAAAGTTGGGGCCAAGAGAGCTATGAAGTTATCAGATGCTGATCATCCAGTACATCATTATAGAGCTTAACCCTCACTGTTTGGATCcaagtttcatatttttgttcaGAAACCCTTGGAANNNNNNNNNNNNNNNNNNNNNNNNNNNNNNNNNNNNNNNNNNNNNNNNNNNNNNNNNNNNNNNNNNNNNNNNNNNNNNNNNNNNNNNNNNNNNNNNNNNNAAACTTACTACTCAGAAAGTGCTTCAATTCTTCAATTCACTTAACATCATTACCGgtcaaaataatatcaacatATACTTATTACCTGAATGAATATAGAAGATCGAATTATATGTTTGGCATCTTGTCATTGCAAACTCAACTACTGCCTGACTAAATTTCTCAAACCAGGCTCAAGGTTGCCTATTTCAAGCCACAAAtagcttctttttattttttatttatttatttattttcatttgcaTACCTTTCCATATTTCCCTGAGCAACAAATTCTGGAGGTTGTTCCATATAGACTTCTATAGAAAGATCACTATGAAGATAAGCATTCTTCATATCTAGTTGATATAGTGGCCAGTGACAACTAGAGAAATAAGTACATTTGCGAAGAAATTTTGGCAAGTGGAGATAATGTCTTAGCAGAGTCCACACTATTAGTCTAGGTATAGCTCTTAGCAACAAGTCGAGCTTCATACCGCCAGGCTGATACTTGATGGTATACCCAATGACAACTGACAATCCGTTTATCAGAAGGTAAGGAAACGAGATCCCATATGTTTTTACAATGTAAGGTGGTCATCTCCTCTTCTGTAGTTTCTTCCATCCGATATGAGATAAAGCATCCTTGAGACAAGTAGGAAAATGGGTGGAAGAAAGGTTGgctaaaagaggaaaaaaggcATGGTAAGAGACATAATTATAGACAGGGTAGTGTATAACACAAGAACGAGTGCCTTTACACGAAGCAATAGGCAATGTATCAGAAGTTGTAGGAGTGGGATTCTCAGAAGGAGAAGAAGCTGGTGGTGGCCAGGAGTTGACTTATAGAAATACCTCAAATGATCTGACCATTGAATGTAATTGCTTCCATTAAATTACTACCTTTTCCTTTGACTTTTAGAAAAACCTCAAATGACCAGACCATTGAATGTAATTGCTTCCATTAAGTTTAGTGGGAAGTCATCTGTGCTAGAGTCCAATCAAAAGACAAAGTAGTAACATCTATCAAGTATGAA from Corylus avellana chromosome ca1, CavTom2PMs-1.0 encodes the following:
- the LOC132168102 gene encoding serine/arginine-rich SC35-like splicing factor SCL28 isoform X2, whose product is MARYRSGSRSHSPRRRSRTPPRGRKRYDDEPRDRYREGRSYKDRRSPAPSGLLVRNLPLDARPEDLRNPFERFGPVKDVYLPKNYYTGEPRGFGFVKYRYGEDAAEAKQQLNHTIIGGREIRIVFAEENRKTPQEMRTTSRGSRHGGSNRRRTPPRSPRRRYRSYSRSPTPARHDSRY
- the LOC132168102 gene encoding serine/arginine-rich SC35-like splicing factor SCL28 isoform X1, yielding MARYRSGSRSHSPRRRSRTPPRGRKRYDDEPRDRYREGRSYKDRRSPAPSGLLVRNLPLDARPEDLRNPFERFGPVKDVYLPKNYYTGEPRGFGFVKYRYGEDAAEAKQQLNHTIIGGREIRIVFAEENRKTPQEMRTTSRGSSRHGGSNRRRTPPRSPRRRYRSYSRSPTPARHDSRY